A genomic window from Glycine max cultivar Williams 82 chromosome 17, Glycine_max_v4.0, whole genome shotgun sequence includes:
- the LOC102665486 gene encoding uncharacterized protein: protein MPGILSRLNATIYCRIREAITRQQGVPTSLYRSSALPLCSLTSSHTLHTKSMITASHSNAMLGDVYAYGLISGRGSVRDFTKPAVGCLRGSVNLRRLQPLYGPLSFGCSTFDANRRIRDSSLLHGSWLKNFSASSSACYSAGAAHAVSFDGSPPDEQLANSSFSPDPYVIVVLNILNSISP, encoded by the coding sequence ATGCCTGGCATTCTCTCAAGGCTGAATGCAACCATTTACTGTCGCATTCGGGAAGCAATAACAAGGCAACAAGGAGTGCCGACATCCTTGTACAGAAGTTCAGCTTTGCCTCTTTGTTCGCTCACTTCAAGTCACACACTTCACACAAAATCAATGATTACTGCCTCACATTCCAATGCTATGCTGGGAGATGTTTATGCTTATGGCTTAATCTCAGGTCGTGGTAGTGTGCGAGACTTCACAAAGCCTGCTGTAGGTTGCTTGAGGGGTAGTGTGAATCTAAGGAGACTACAACCATTGTATGGTCCTTTGAGTTTTGGGTGTTCTACTTTTGATGCTAATAGGAGGATCCGGGATTCGAGTTTGCTGCATGGATCATGGCTCAAGAATTTCTCAGCCTCTTCTTCTGCTTGCTACTCAGCCGGGGCTGCACATGCTGTCTCATTTGATGGAAGCCCTCCTGATGAACAGCTTGCAAATTCCTCTTTTTCGCCTGACCCGTATGTAATTGTTGTTCTTAATATTTTGAATTCTATTTCTCCATGA